The sequence GAGATCGCGATATTTGTCGGAGGGAAGGAAGCCGATCAGTGTCAGTGTGCCTGTCAACGGCGCTGCAAGCGCAGCATCCGCGACGGAGAAAATATCGCCGCCGAACCAGGTCCTTCCTTCCAGCTCTTTTTCAAGGCGTGAAAGATGTTCGTGCATCTTGGTTCGGGATTCCTCCGAGAGCTTATGATCTACGTCCGCCTTCTTTTTGCGGATCAGATAGGGAGCTTCGTAATTGAATTCCGCCGAACGAAGGTCGGATAGAGTTCGATAAAGATAAAGATCGGTCGAGTCTTCCAGCATCCGGACGCGCGCCCGCTCGTACGGATCTTTCGGAAGCATCGGCGGTTTGGGATAGACCTCCTCGAGATACTCGTCGATCACCGTCGACTCGTAGACCGTCTTTCCATCTTCGAGTTGAAGAACCGGCGTCAGACGAAACGGATTTAAGCGGCCGAACTTGGAGTCTTCGTTCTTGTTTTCGGGTGGGGCCACCATTTCATAAGGAACTTTCTTTTCCTCTAAGACGATGCGTGTTTTCCAGGAAAACGGGGAACGGTCGTA is a genomic window of Bdellovibrionota bacterium containing:
- a CDS encoding glutathione S-transferase family protein, translated to MLKLHGYDRSPFSWKTRIVLEEKKVPYEMVAPPENKNEDSKFGRLNPFRLTPVLQLEDGKTVYESTVIDEYLEEVYPKPPMLPKDPYERARVRMLEDSTDLYLYRTLSDLRSAEFNYEAPYLIRKKKADVDHKLSEESRTKMHEHLSRLEKELEGRTWFGGDIFSVADAALAAPLTGTLTLIGFLPSDKYRDLSAWCRRIKERPSYIAAAPKQPVTLKDAS